In the Ramlibacter tataouinensis TTB310 genome, one interval contains:
- a CDS encoding DUF934 domain-containing protein — MKIIAAGAAAPQDDKLNVLVLANDADPLAAPLDGVDCVELNFPKFTDGRAFTQARLLRQRRGFTGDIRATGDVLIDQLVQMWRTGFSSAVLKEGKDPADAERQFARYAAFYQGDAVVPQPRFARG; from the coding sequence ATCAAGATCATCGCCGCCGGCGCCGCCGCGCCGCAAGACGACAAGCTGAACGTCCTGGTGCTGGCCAACGACGCCGACCCGCTGGCCGCGCCGCTGGACGGCGTGGACTGCGTCGAGCTGAACTTCCCTAAGTTCACCGACGGCCGCGCCTTCACCCAGGCCCGCCTGCTGCGCCAGCGGCGCGGCTTCACCGGCGACATCCGCGCCACCGGCGACGTGCTGATCGACCAGCTGGTGCAGATGTGGCGCACCGGCTTCTCCAGCGCAGTGCTCAAGGAAGGCAAGGACCCGGCCGACGCCGAACGCCAGTTCGCCCGCTACGCCGCCTTCTACCAAGGCGACGCCGTGGTGCCGCAGCCGCGGTTCGCGCGGGGCTGA
- a CDS encoding phosphoadenylyl-sulfate reductase — MGAIDLHARASKDFDARLAETQALLVQAAAGYRPLTQASSLGAEDVVITHLIHRLALDIPVFVLDTGLLHAETLALLERTKAISRAPVTVYQPVQESVVQFVGREGQEAMYRSIELRKACCQIRKVEPLERALAGQKAWITGLRREQSAARAEVPLVDAGEARVKFNPLANWTWGDVWHYIAAHGVDYHPLHDRFYPSIGCAPCTRAISLGEDFRAGRWWWEADQEGGAAKECGLHVKKKDEVTTA; from the coding sequence ATGGGCGCCATCGACCTGCACGCGCGGGCGTCCAAGGATTTCGACGCCAGGCTGGCCGAGACCCAGGCGCTGCTGGTCCAGGCGGCGGCCGGATACCGACCGCTGACCCAGGCCTCCAGCCTGGGCGCGGAGGACGTGGTGATCACCCACCTGATCCACCGGCTGGCACTGGACATCCCGGTGTTCGTATTGGACACCGGTCTGCTGCATGCCGAGACGCTGGCGCTGCTGGAACGCACGAAGGCGATTTCCCGCGCGCCGGTCACCGTCTACCAGCCGGTGCAGGAGTCCGTGGTGCAGTTCGTCGGCCGCGAAGGCCAGGAAGCCATGTACCGCAGCATCGAGCTGCGCAAGGCCTGCTGCCAGATCCGCAAGGTCGAGCCGCTGGAGCGCGCCCTGGCCGGCCAGAAGGCCTGGATCACCGGCCTGCGCCGCGAGCAGTCGGCCGCGCGCGCCGAGGTGCCGCTGGTCGACGCCGGCGAGGCCCGCGTCAAGTTCAACCCCCTGGCCAACTGGACCTGGGGCGACGTCTGGCACTACATCGCCGCCCACGGCGTGGACTACCACCCGCTGCACGACCGGTTCTACCCCAGCATAGGCTGCGCGCCCTGCACCCGGGCCATCAGCCTGGGCGAAGACTTCCGCGCCGGCCGCTGGTGGTGGGAAGCGGACCAGGAAGGGGGAGCCGCCAAGGAATGCGGCCTGCACGTGAAGAAGAAGGACGAGGTCACCACGGCATGA
- the cysD gene encoding sulfate adenylyltransferase subunit CysD produces MNARAEPQLLGQLSNRHLDALEEEAIFVLREVAAAFERPTLLFSGGKDSLVLLRCAEKAFGAGRIPYPLLMIDTGHNFPEVTQFRDQRARELGAELIVRSVEDSMKRGTVRLAHPGESRNVHQSVTLLEAIEEFRFDALIGGARRDEEKARAKERIFSHRDGFGQWQPKAQRPELWTLFNTRLAPGEHFRVFPISNWTELDVWQYIEREAIELPSIYYAHQRPVVERRGLLVPVTELTPPREGEEVITRTVRFRTVGDITCTCPVESPAANAAQVVLETLSVEVSERGATRMDDKTSEASMEKRKKDGYF; encoded by the coding sequence ATGAACGCAAGAGCCGAACCGCAGCTGCTGGGCCAGCTGAGCAACCGCCACCTGGACGCGCTGGAGGAGGAGGCCATCTTCGTGCTGCGCGAAGTGGCGGCCGCCTTCGAGCGGCCCACCCTGCTGTTCTCCGGCGGCAAGGACTCGCTGGTGCTGCTGCGGTGCGCGGAAAAGGCCTTCGGCGCCGGCCGTATCCCCTACCCGCTGCTGATGATCGACACCGGCCACAACTTCCCCGAGGTCACGCAGTTCCGCGACCAGCGCGCCAGGGAGCTGGGCGCCGAGCTGATCGTGCGCAGCGTGGAAGACTCGATGAAGCGCGGCACGGTGCGCCTGGCGCACCCGGGCGAGTCGCGCAACGTGCACCAGTCGGTGACGCTGCTGGAGGCGATCGAGGAGTTCCGCTTCGACGCACTGATCGGCGGCGCCCGGCGCGACGAGGAGAAGGCGCGCGCCAAGGAGCGCATCTTCTCGCACCGCGACGGCTTCGGCCAGTGGCAGCCCAAGGCTCAGCGGCCCGAGCTGTGGACGCTGTTCAACACGCGCCTGGCGCCCGGCGAGCATTTCCGCGTGTTCCCCATCTCCAACTGGACCGAGCTGGACGTGTGGCAGTACATCGAGCGCGAAGCGATCGAGCTGCCCTCGATCTACTACGCGCACCAGCGCCCGGTGGTCGAGCGCCGCGGCCTGCTGGTGCCGGTGACCGAGCTCACCCCGCCGCGCGAGGGCGAAGAGGTGATCACGCGCACGGTGCGCTTTCGCACCGTGGGCGACATCACCTGCACCTGCCCCGTGGAAAGCCCCGCGGCCAACGCCGCCCAGGTGGTGCTCGAAACCCTGTCGGTCGAGGTGAGCGAACGCGGCGCCACGCGCATGGACGACAAGACCTCCGAGGCCTCGATGGAAAAGCGCAAGAAAGACGGCTACTTCTGA
- a CDS encoding sulfate adenylyltransferase subunit 1 produces the protein MDALKFITCGSVDDGKSTLIGRLLVDSKAVLADQLAGVQRSGETDLALLTDGLSAEREQGITIDVAWRYFATPARKFIIGDSPGHEQYTRNMVTAASGADAAVVLVDATKLKWQDAGPELLPQTRRHTLLVNLLRVPSIVFAVNKLDAVADPRLAFGHIRAALERFATAAGVAVRATVPIAALKGQNVVEAAPGWCGYEGPSLLQLLEQLDVTAAEAGAAFAFPVQWVEKFSSSSDTSQGRRVFWGRVAAGTVQPGQAVTVLPSGQLATVAQVLDHVRQPRPGVAGHSAGIVLDREVDVSRGDWLLAPGAFEPRRELSATVAWLDEEPLVAGRVYWALHGHRWVKAKVRRIVHRLDVNTLAEAEADQLEPNAIGHVELALQEPVAALPYARSRTLGALVLVDTASHKTSGAVLVR, from the coding sequence ATGGACGCACTGAAATTCATCACCTGCGGCAGCGTGGACGACGGCAAGAGCACGCTGATCGGCCGCCTGCTGGTGGACAGCAAGGCCGTGCTGGCCGACCAGCTGGCCGGCGTGCAGCGCTCGGGCGAGACGGACCTGGCCCTCCTGACCGACGGCCTGTCGGCCGAGCGCGAGCAGGGCATCACCATCGACGTGGCCTGGCGCTACTTCGCCACGCCCGCGCGCAAGTTCATCATCGGCGACTCGCCCGGCCACGAGCAGTACACCCGCAACATGGTCACGGCCGCCTCCGGCGCCGACGCGGCCGTGGTGCTGGTCGATGCCACCAAGCTGAAATGGCAGGACGCCGGCCCGGAGCTGCTGCCCCAGACGCGGCGCCACACCCTGCTGGTCAACCTGCTGCGCGTGCCCTCCATCGTGTTCGCGGTCAACAAGCTCGACGCCGTGGCCGACCCGCGGCTGGCCTTCGGCCACATCCGCGCCGCGCTGGAGCGCTTTGCCACCGCCGCCGGCGTGGCGGTGCGGGCCACCGTGCCGATCGCGGCGCTCAAGGGCCAGAACGTGGTCGAGGCCGCGCCGGGCTGGTGCGGCTACGAAGGCCCCTCCCTGCTGCAGCTGCTGGAGCAGCTGGACGTGACGGCTGCCGAGGCCGGCGCGGCCTTCGCCTTCCCGGTGCAGTGGGTGGAGAAGTTCTCCTCCTCGTCCGACACCTCGCAGGGCCGGCGCGTATTCTGGGGCCGTGTGGCCGCCGGCACCGTGCAGCCGGGCCAGGCCGTGACCGTGCTGCCGAGCGGACAGCTGGCCACCGTGGCGCAGGTGCTGGACCACGTCCGGCAGCCGCGGCCCGGCGTTGCCGGCCACAGCGCCGGCATCGTGCTGGACCGTGAGGTCGACGTGTCGCGCGGCGACTGGCTGCTGGCCCCCGGCGCCTTCGAGCCGCGGCGCGAGCTGTCGGCCACGGTGGCCTGGCTGGACGAGGAACCGCTGGTCGCCGGCCGGGTGTACTGGGCCCTGCATGGCCACCGCTGGGTCAAGGCCAAGGTCAGGCGCATCGTCCACCGGCTGGACGTCAACACCCTGGCCGAGGCCGAGGCGGACCAGCTCGAGCCCAACGCCATCGGCCATGTCGAGCTGGCACTGCAGGAGCCGGTGGCTGCCCTGCCCTACGCGCGCTCGCGCACGCTGGGCGCGCTGGTGCTGGTGGACACGGCCAGCCACAAGACCTCGGGGGCGGTGCTGGTGCGCTGA
- the fdxA gene encoding ferredoxin FdxA, with protein sequence MTHVVTEQCIRCKYTDCVDVCPVDCFREGPNMLVIDPDECIDCAVCIPECPVNAIYAEEDVPSDQIAFIKLNAELAQAQGWKSITKRKPALPDAEEWKDKPGKIAELAR encoded by the coding sequence ATGACCCACGTCGTCACCGAACAGTGCATCCGTTGCAAGTACACCGATTGTGTGGACGTCTGCCCCGTGGACTGCTTCCGCGAAGGGCCCAACATGCTGGTGATCGACCCCGACGAGTGCATCGACTGCGCCGTGTGCATCCCCGAGTGCCCGGTGAACGCCATCTACGCCGAGGAGGACGTGCCCTCCGACCAGATCGCCTTCATCAAGCTCAATGCCGAGCTGGCCCAGGCACAGGGCTGGAAGAGCATCACCAAGCGCAAGCCGGCGCTGCCGGACGCCGAGGAATGGAAGGACAAGCCGGGCAAGATCGCCGAGCTGGCCCGCTGA
- a CDS encoding NAD(P)/FAD-dependent oxidoreductase, which translates to MEGQAGQDRRAGPLMAPAPIETDAVIVGAGPVGLFQVFELGLLEIKAHVIDSLAYPGGQPVELYPDKPIYDIPAIPVCTGRQLTDALLKQIKPFGATFHLGQTVTTVRRQDDGRFFVETGKGTQFLAKTIFIAAGVGAFEPRTLKVDGLDRFDGTQLFYRVGNPADFAGRHLVIVGGGDSALDWALNFAAEGSNRAASVTLIHRRDVLQAAPASVARMRELCDAREMRFIVGQVTGYEEKDGRLTGAKVTGPDGVTRVVPLDMLLVFFGLSPKLGLIADWSLEIERKQLVVDTEKFSTSIPGIFAVGDINTYPGKKKLILSGFHECALAAFGAAPIIFPEKGKIPLQYTTTSTRLHKVLGVESPVFD; encoded by the coding sequence ATGGAAGGACAAGCCGGGCAAGATCGCCGAGCTGGCCCGCTGATGGCCCCTGCTCCCATCGAGACCGATGCCGTCATCGTGGGCGCGGGCCCGGTCGGCCTGTTCCAGGTCTTCGAGCTGGGCCTGCTGGAAATCAAGGCCCATGTGATCGACTCGCTGGCCTACCCCGGCGGCCAGCCCGTCGAGCTCTATCCCGACAAGCCGATCTACGACATCCCGGCCATTCCGGTGTGCACCGGCCGGCAGCTCACCGACGCGCTGCTCAAGCAGATCAAGCCCTTCGGCGCCACCTTCCACCTGGGCCAGACCGTGACCACGGTGCGCCGGCAGGACGACGGCCGTTTCTTCGTCGAGACCGGCAAGGGCACACAGTTCCTGGCCAAGACGATCTTCATCGCTGCCGGCGTGGGCGCCTTCGAGCCGCGCACGCTCAAGGTGGACGGCCTGGACAGGTTCGACGGCACGCAGCTGTTCTACCGGGTCGGGAACCCGGCCGACTTCGCCGGCAGGCACCTGGTGATCGTGGGCGGCGGCGACTCGGCGCTGGACTGGGCGCTGAACTTCGCCGCGGAAGGCTCGAACCGGGCCGCGAGCGTGACCCTCATCCACCGCCGCGACGTCCTCCAGGCGGCGCCGGCCTCGGTGGCCAGGATGCGGGAGCTGTGCGACGCCCGCGAGATGCGGTTCATCGTGGGCCAGGTCACCGGCTACGAGGAGAAGGACGGCCGCCTGACCGGCGCCAAGGTCACCGGCCCGGACGGCGTGACGCGCGTGGTGCCGCTGGACATGCTGCTGGTGTTCTTCGGCCTGTCGCCCAAGCTGGGCCTCATCGCCGACTGGAGCCTGGAGATCGAGCGCAAGCAGCTGGTGGTGGACACGGAAAAGTTCTCCACCAGCATCCCCGGCATCTTCGCCGTGGGGGACATCAACACCTATCCCGGCAAGAAGAAACTGATCCTGTCGGGCTTCCACGAGTGCGCCCTGGCCGCCTTCGGCGCCGCGCCCATCATCTTCCCCGAGAAGGGCAAGATCCCGCTGCAGTACACCACCACCTCGACCAGGCTGCACAAGGTGCTGGGGGTGGAGTCGCCGGTGTTCGATTAG
- a CDS encoding thiazole synthase: MGFHIGGVELQSRFFLGTASYPSPQVLREAVQASGTQVITVGLRRQLSAGSTGGDAFYGFIRETGARLLPNTAGCTTAREAVTLAQMAREVFGTHWIKLEVVGDEYTLQPDPWELVEAARELTRDGFEVFPYCTDDLVTCQRLLDAGCRILMPWGAPIGSGQGLLNPTALRTLRARLPDVPLVVDAGIGSPRDAVQAMELGFDAVLVNSAVALAHDPVTMARAFKLGIESGRLAWEAGIMAKQEMAVATTPVTGRPFVL; the protein is encoded by the coding sequence ATGGGCTTCCACATCGGCGGCGTCGAGCTGCAAAGCCGCTTCTTCCTGGGCACCGCCAGCTATCCCTCTCCGCAGGTGCTGCGCGAGGCGGTGCAGGCCTCCGGCACCCAGGTCATCACCGTCGGCCTGCGGCGCCAGCTCTCGGCCGGCAGCACGGGCGGCGACGCCTTCTACGGCTTCATCCGCGAGACCGGTGCACGCCTGCTGCCCAACACCGCCGGCTGCACCACGGCGCGCGAGGCGGTCACTCTGGCGCAGATGGCGCGCGAGGTGTTCGGCACCCACTGGATCAAGCTGGAGGTGGTGGGCGACGAGTACACGCTGCAGCCCGACCCCTGGGAACTGGTGGAGGCGGCCCGGGAGCTGACCCGGGACGGCTTCGAGGTGTTCCCCTACTGCACCGACGACCTGGTCACCTGCCAGCGGCTGCTGGATGCCGGCTGCCGCATCCTCATGCCCTGGGGCGCGCCCATCGGCTCGGGCCAGGGGCTGCTCAATCCCACGGCGCTGCGCACCCTGCGCGCGCGCCTGCCCGACGTGCCGCTGGTGGTGGACGCGGGCATCGGCTCGCCGCGCGACGCGGTGCAGGCCATGGAGCTGGGCTTCGACGCGGTGCTGGTCAATTCCGCCGTGGCGCTGGCGCACGACCCGGTGACCATGGCACGCGCGTTCAAGCTGGGCATCGAAAGCGGCCGCCTGGCCTGGGAGGCCGGCATCATGGCCAAGCAGGAGATGGCGGTGGCCACCACGCCGGTCACCGGCCGGCCGTTCGTTCTCTAA
- the thiS gene encoding sulfur carrier protein ThiS: MIAITLNHERVPLEDGATLASLIASLPEAPAALATAVNGDFVPRARRPEVVLRDGDAVMTFEPITGG, from the coding sequence TTGATCGCCATCACCCTGAACCACGAACGCGTCCCGCTGGAGGACGGCGCGACGCTGGCGAGCCTGATCGCCTCGCTGCCCGAGGCGCCGGCCGCGCTGGCCACTGCCGTCAACGGCGACTTCGTGCCGCGCGCGCGCCGGCCCGAGGTCGTGCTGCGCGACGGCGACGCCGTCATGACCTTCGAACCCATCACCGGAGGATGA